In Syntrophomonas wolfei subsp. wolfei str. Goettingen G311, a single window of DNA contains:
- a CDS encoding ABC transporter ATP-binding protein — protein MYTMKIKELCKSYKNSSFTLQITDLSLEAGSIFGLLGPNGAGKTSLLKLLMDIVRPDMGYIEILGHRPFEREKLQAKISYMPENKNLYHNMTVKKMLDYASGIIPGWDNDKALELKNIFPLEGKKRISTLSYGEKTQLYAILTFARSADLFILDEPTRGLDPIMQEQMLQLIKEKSGQGKTIIFSSHQLGEIEESVDSLAMLRKGHMVLNGNLDDLKSELFLLKLEKSKISAIPPSTLDIIATHHQHKQSLILCQGGMEARQKLQADFAFLNPENVNIKDIFLILMENGGEEE, from the coding sequence ATGTACACGATGAAAATAAAAGAACTTTGCAAAAGCTATAAAAACAGCAGCTTTACTCTGCAAATTACTGATTTATCCCTTGAAGCTGGGAGTATTTTCGGGCTTTTAGGTCCTAATGGAGCAGGGAAAACCAGCCTTTTGAAACTGCTTATGGATATAGTCCGTCCGGATATGGGTTATATTGAGATATTAGGCCACAGGCCTTTTGAAAGAGAAAAGCTGCAGGCTAAAATATCATATATGCCAGAAAATAAAAACCTTTACCATAATATGACGGTCAAGAAAATGCTGGACTATGCCAGTGGTATAATTCCGGGCTGGGATAATGATAAGGCATTGGAGTTAAAGAATATTTTCCCCCTGGAAGGCAAAAAAAGAATATCCACGCTTTCCTATGGAGAGAAAACCCAGCTTTATGCTATTTTAACCTTTGCCCGTTCAGCCGATTTATTTATCCTGGACGAACCTACCCGGGGCTTGGACCCAATCATGCAGGAACAAATGCTGCAGCTGATAAAAGAAAAGAGCGGGCAGGGCAAGACTATTATTTTCTCATCTCACCAGTTGGGAGAAATAGAAGAAAGCGTTGATTCTCTTGCTATGTTGCGTAAGGGACATATGGTGCTTAATGGCAACCTGGATGACCTGAAAAGCGAACTTTTTCTTTTAAAACTGGAAAAAAGCAAAATTTCTGCTATACCTCCATCGACCCTTGATATTATTGCCACTCACCATCAGCATAAGCAATCTCTTATTCTCTGTCAGGGCGGGATGGAGGCCAGGCAAAAATTGCAGGCTGATTTTGCTTTCCTAAATCCTGAAAATGTAAATATTAAAGATATTTTCTTGATACTGATGGAAAATGGAGGTGAAGAGGAATGA
- a CDS encoding GntR family transcriptional regulator, which produces MIWVKVDFHSGEPVYQQIAQSMKGDIISGKLSRDELIPSIRELARDLKINPNTVARAYRELENEGYIYSRPGVGYFIKDSDKKTMEEKALEILAKEMAVIVNIARNYQVSRQKFTELVMQSINRAYGGDE; this is translated from the coding sequence TTGATATGGGTAAAAGTAGATTTTCACTCGGGTGAACCTGTTTATCAACAGATAGCTCAGAGTATGAAGGGGGATATTATTAGTGGCAAATTGAGCAGGGATGAGCTTATCCCTTCCATCAGGGAATTGGCCCGTGATTTAAAAATTAACCCCAATACAGTAGCCCGAGCTTACCGAGAGCTGGAAAACGAAGGATATATTTATTCCCGCCCGGGGGTAGGCTACTTTATTAAAGATTCTGATAAAAAAACCATGGAAGAAAAGGCATTAGAAATACTCGCTAAGGAAATGGCCGTAATTGTAAACATCGCCCGGAATTACCAAGTATCCCGCCAGAAATTTACCGAACTCGTAATGCAAAGCATTAATAGAGCATATGGAGGTGATGAATAG
- a CDS encoding NRDE family protein → MCIILFAYDCHPRYRLVVAANRDEFYQRPTAAAAFWPDHPDILAGRDLKEGGTWMGITTNGCFAALTNYRDPSSFRPEARSRGHLVKDYLNSNLAPKTYTADLPNGGSAYNGFNLLMGTNDSMYYYSNREKIIRQIPAGIHGLSNALLNTPWPKVSKGIKAMAQLIQHDDIEAEQLFAMMSNQELPDEQDLPQTGVSLEMERMLAPIFVTSPDYGTCLTTVILVERNHNFQFWERSYINGQPDSWDEVYYRYPF, encoded by the coding sequence ATGTGTATAATATTGTTTGCTTATGATTGTCATCCCCGTTACAGGTTAGTGGTAGCAGCCAACCGGGATGAGTTTTACCAGCGTCCCACGGCAGCGGCCGCTTTTTGGCCGGATCATCCCGATATTCTGGCAGGAAGAGACCTGAAGGAAGGTGGTACCTGGATGGGGATAACCACCAATGGATGTTTTGCTGCTTTGACCAATTACCGGGATCCTTCCAGTTTTAGACCGGAGGCCAGGTCAAGGGGGCACCTGGTTAAAGATTATTTGAACAGTAATCTGGCGCCAAAGACTTATACAGCCGACCTGCCTAACGGAGGCAGTGCTTATAACGGCTTCAATCTATTAATGGGAACCAATGATTCAATGTATTACTACTCCAACCGGGAAAAAATTATTCGCCAAATTCCAGCTGGTATTCATGGCTTAAGCAATGCTTTGCTCAATACACCCTGGCCTAAAGTAAGCAAGGGAATAAAGGCAATGGCCCAACTTATACAGCATGATGATATTGAAGCCGAGCAGCTGTTTGCCATGATGAGCAATCAGGAATTGCCGGATGAGCAGGACTTACCCCAAACCGGTGTTAGCCTGGAAATGGAAAGAATGCTGGCCCCCATATTTGTCACGAGTCCTGATTATGGTACTTGTTTAACTACGGTAATATTAGTAGAGCGCAATCATAATTTCCAATTCTGGGAGCGTAGTTATATAAATGGACAGCCCGATAGCTGGGACGAAGTTTACTACCGCTATCCCTTTTAA